Proteins encoded within one genomic window of Humulus lupulus chromosome 1, drHumLupu1.1, whole genome shotgun sequence:
- the LOC133820993 gene encoding uncharacterized protein LOC133820993 — protein MGLTMVKFNDDATRDHVLETGILHFDRKSVIIRPWSTDLSDIRMICSVPLWIRLQDLGLQYWGSKCLSALVSTIGKPIMVDKFTRERTRVLFARMMVEMYIIDNSPRTIQFLNEHGQLLEQGVEYEWLSVKCKTCAGFGHSMADCRKEMQIQGIKKDIPSKNPPVLGRDKGEEAADISSRNPSLEKRRIDEKVDVGMPRNVSKVPPAAKGQNACEKDWLSPKKVVYRQGTSESRNWNLRGLNGPKKQAAVLNICSKNKVGVGALLETKMRGSKVTEMMVNKFLNWDYYSSSITEGRILIIWRRVFVKVTVIEETSQYVHCKSRMASQKFPFSATFVYGHNTLEERKILWQSLPKNSADAWVMLGDFNAVFTAKDRNGGKPVSKAKLLDSSQWFASSHLDVLKQTGSFFTWTNNQDGHARIYSKIDHVFANEVWLDMFPNTTAVFKWETISYHCSCTLSIQTMEHLGVKLFRYYNFQADHKDFKGVALDSWRKPIRGIGLKAIYLKTMRLKHKLKKFNRDHIGDIGVQFHKAKDDF, from the exons ATGGGTTTGACTATGGTCAAGTTTAATGATGATGCTACAAGAGATCATGTTTTGGAAACTGGCATTCTTCATTTTGATAGAAAGTCAGTGATAATTCGTCCATGGTCCACAGATCTAAGTGATATTCGAATGATTTGTTCAGTGCCTCTTTGGATTCGTTTACAAGATCTAGGCCTTCAATATTGGGGAAGCAAATGCCTCAGTGCACTTGTTAGTACGATAGGCAAGCCGATAATGGTGGACAAATTTACTCGTGAACGTACAAGAGTTCTGTTTGCTAGGATGATGGTGGAGATGTATATCATAGATAATTCACCTAGGACAATACAATTTTTGAATGAGCATGGTCAGTTATTAGAACAAGGGGTAGAATATGAATGGTTGTCAGTGAAATGCAAAACCTGTGCGGGTTTTGGCCACTCTATGGCTGACTGTCGTAAGGAGATGCAAATTCAGGGGATTAAGAAGGATATTCCTTCAAAGAATCCTCCTGTGTTAGGGAGGGACAAGGGTGAGGAAGCTGCTGATATTTCCTCTAGGAATCCCTCTTTGGAAAAGAGAAGAATAGATGAGAAAGTAGATGTTGGTATGCCTAGGAATGTTTCTAAGGTTCCGCCAGCTGCTAAAGGCCAGAATGCGTGTGAAAAGGATTGGTTATCACCTAAGAAAGTGGTTTATAGACAGGGGACATCAGAGAGTAGAAA CTGGAACTTGAGGGGATTGAATGGTCCGAAAAAGCAGGCTGCAGTTTTGAATATATGTAGTAAGAATAAAGTGGGAGTTGGTGCTCTTTTGGAAACGAAAATGAGGGGGTCTAAAGTTACTGAGATGATGGTTAATAAATTTTTGAACTGGGACTATTATTCTAGTTCGATTACTGAGGGAAGAATTTTGATAATATGGAGGAGGGTCTTTGTCAAGGTTACAGTGATTGAAGAGACAAGTCAATATGTTCACTGTAAAAGTAGAATGGCTAGTCAGAAATTTCCTTTTAGTGCTACATTTGTTTATGGGCATAACACTTTGGAGGAAAGGAAGATATTATGGCAAAGTTTACCTAAGAATTCAGCTGATGCTTGGGTAATGTTGGGAGATTTCAATGCAGTCTTTACAGCCAAAGATAGGAATGGAGGGAAGCCTGTGTCTAAAGCTAAATTATTAGACTCTTCTCAATGGTTTGCTAGTTCTCATCTGGATGTGCTTAAACAAACTGGTTCTTTCTTTACTTGGACAAATAACCAAGATGGTCATGCTCGAATATACTCTAAGATTGATCATGTGTTTGCTAATGAGGTCTGGCTGGATATGTTTCCTAATACAACAGCAGTCTTCAAATGGGAAACGATTTCTTATCACTGCTCTTGTACTCTCTCTATTCAGACCATGGAGCACTTGGGAGTTAAATTGTTTCGGTATTATAATTTCCAGGCAGATCATAAAGACTTTAAAGGGGTGGCTCTTGATAGCTGGAGGAAGCCTATTCGGGGGATTGGATTAAAGGCCATTTATCTTAAGACTATGCGGCTGAAACACAAGCTGAAAAAATTTAATAGGGATCATATAGGAGACATAGGAGTTCAATTTCATAAGGCTAAAGATGATTTTTAG